The genome window CAAGCAGCATATCAAGAAATCTTATTGCGTGATTTAGGGTGCCTCTTACGGGAGGTGATTACACCTACCAATGATATGGCTGCCATTACATTGGATAAGGATGAATTGCAGGAAGCGATTACGTTATATCAAAACGCGATGCAGGGCGATTCGGAAGCACAGCTTGTACTCGGAAAATTCTATAAGTCAATCGGGCGGGATGATTGGGCGTTTGTATGGTATAATTCGTCAGCCAATGCAGTTAATATCGATGCCATCTTCTGGGTTGGCAACTATTATTTTGATGGCATTGTTGTAGATAAAAACATTGAAAAGGCATTTGCGTGCTATAAGGATGCGGCATTAAAAGGTCATCCTGACGCAATGAACAATTATGCAGACATGTATTTGCATGGAGAGTATGTGGAAAAAGATGATAAACGTGCTTTCGAGCTCTTTTCAAAAGCTGCTGAACTAGGTGTTGCAGAATCAATGTATACGCTCGGATATTTATATAAAAACGGAATCGGCACGGAAGCTAATTTAACAAAATCAAAGCATTGGTACATACAATCAGCCCTTCGAGGTGATGACTTTGCAGCAAATCACCTCGGACAGGAAGCATTTGAAAATGACCGTGGCGAAGAAGCCATAAGCTGGTTTGCAATGGCTGCTGACAGACAGGATGTTGATGGTGAATTCAACCTCGGATTTTGCTATGAAGCCGGTGTAGGCACTCCTATAAACCTAAAAAAAGCGAAGTATTGGTATAAAAAAGCTGCACTTAAAGGTGATAAAGAAGCACAAATGAAATTGAAGGGTCAATGAATTAGAAATGATGCATGTTGGAATGAATACAGGGACAGGGGCACTATCCCAAATCTCACCATCAGAAGATGGCAAGGTACCTGTGTTCTTTCTGCCACCCTATCTTCCACCACACTAACGTCCAGCCAAAGTACCAAAAAGTATGTTCAAAATAAAACCAATCCCGCGGCATCCTTCCTCTTCCTCTCTTCTGTTTTTGTTTTGTTTCTGTTTTAAGTATGGGACTTATCGATTTATTGTTTTCTCTTATCTGATTGATGCATGCAAACTGCCGAGCAACGTGATTTTCTAATCAGATGCCCGCACTTTCACTCCAAAGCAATTATGTATCAACTTATACTTCACCAACGCCGACCGGGTATCAGACTTCCACTTTTTGCATAAAATACCGTGGTTTGACTTATTGAATTGACGCTTTTTGCCAGCCTCTTTGTTCAACATTATCAAAGATCCAAAAATACTGAAACCGATTCATTCACACATTTTTCCACCTCGTCCAGATTCACCGTCCACTCCCTGGCAGTCCATATTTTTCCCTATAAAAAACCCTTTCATAGTTACAATCGAAATAAAAGTGTAAAAGGTGGTATTATATGTTGAATTGGGTTGAGATTTGTATAGTGGGCAGTCCACTGTAACACATCTCCCCATCGGCAAAAGAACAAGGTATCTGTCTCTGCTCTTTTACACAATAATTTATTCCCAAATTACATTTACAATATAGAACTAATGTTCTATATTGTATTTATAACGTTTACGGCAGACCTTTAATAGCCTATTTAACAAAAAAAGTAACCCATCCTAAAATTCGATCGAGTCAAGGACGGTTACTTTTTCTCATTTCTTTAACAATCATCACAACAAGTCTTGAATAAATTACTTGAAGGTTCAAATCGTTCCCATACCTACTGATACAGATGCTATACCATTAACAAAGTATTCTATACTTTATCCCACTACTTCAAATACTCTTCGGGCCGATTCTCTCTATCCAAGACATAATCAGGGTCGAGTAAATCTGTTAATAGATGGGGTTGATCAATTAGTGCCATTCCATCGATACGACGACGATCCCCCGTATATACATTATGTACGACCTCTGTATAAGATGTGGGTCCAACGGCAGCGATCACCTCATACCCTTGCTCGGCGAGATATTGAAATTGTTCCCCGCCATGTTTTACACGGGAGCCAAACGGATAAATGTACAGGGGAGTTGGACCAGTAATAATCTCCACTTCTTTTTTCCACTGTTCCGTGTCACGTTTAACACTTTCTAATGAAGCTTTCCCCATATCCATATGAGAGTAAGAGTGACTTGCAAACGTCCAGCCGGTTTCTTTTAGACGCTCTACTACAGCGATTGCCTTCTTCTTTTCTTTATCATAATCTTTGGAATCGAGATTGTGAGTCGGATATCCAAGAACCCCCTCGTATCCAGTTAAGGCAAGGACTCCTTTTGCTCCTTCATGGGAAAAATCAGGATTTTCTTCGACAAAAGTATCTAAGATAGGAATGATTTCATTCTCGTAAGAAATCACTTCTTCCCCTTTTGGATTAAGGGAATAGGTAGCAACACGACCCTCATCATCCAAAATTAATTTATAAACGTTTCCTTCTTGCCTCATGTATTCGTAGTAGTTTACATCATCAACGGAAATGACTACTGGTTTCTTACCCTCAGGAAGTTGAAGTGTTTTCTTCTGAATCTTTCCATCTACTTTTTCGTAAACATCTCCCAAGTGAACAAGTATAAAATCTCGTTTATACAATTCTTCCAAAGTTCTATTAAACTCGTCAACGGTGATGAACCAATCATTGTATCCTTGAGCTTGTGGACCCGCAAAAGATAGCTCCGGGTACGCCATAAGCGGGTGGAAAAAGATGTGTTCGACTTCACCCTCATAAGGAAATAGAGTAACGTCATCCTCCTTTTCTTCCTTTTCTATAGCCTCTTCTTGAACATTTTCTTCATTATTTTCTTCTACATCTTCGGTTCGACTTTCTAGTTCACTTTCAGGTGAAGCATCATCTGCTGCTTCTACTATTTTTGTATTTTCATTCTCTTGTTGATTCACAGTCAGGGATACTTCTTCATCGGAGCAAGCGGATACAAAAAGTAAAATGAATAGAATAAGATAGCGTTTCATTCTTTCGTACTCCTTCCCTCTTTCATGAATCTGATATTTCTTGATTTTTTAATTCAAACTAAATTGATCACTCACCCCTCTTTTAAAGTTTAACGATTAAAATCTTTAATTTAATTATCCTACACGAACTAACTTACTCACTACTATTTTATAAAATTCTATTTTTTTTGTATATGATTCTTTAGTTTAGTTCGTAAAGTAAATTTGGGCTAAAATGCCCTTTGAAATATATTAAAAATCGTGTATTAATTTCAGGAATCAAGCATTGGGTTCGCTGATTCAACGGACTTTATATCAAGATCACTTATTTATATTCTAATAATAAAAAAATAAACTGCGCAGCAAGATTCGTACCTCACTTACTTACACAATCTAATTTACACTCCCTCTTCTAAATGAAAATCCTTTTATGCACTTCTCTACCTCACCTCATACAAAAAGTGCAGCATTCTTTATATTCTATTAGAAAGTTTCATCTTTCCCTTCAATAATTTGCCCTTACCATTTCGAAAAAAAATTATATACTATAGCGAATCCCTTAATGATTATCTTTTAAAATATTTAATGGAGTGATGAATATTGCCAGTAGTTTCTAAGAAAGGTTATATTTATACAGTACGTGAAGGCGATACACTATATTCAATAGCTCGTAGATTGGGAAGCTCTGTCGAGGCGATAGAACGTGCGAATCATTTATTTGATCCGATTACTGATCCTGGTCTTATTTTCCCTGGAAATGTACTGGTTGTTCCTAGTCTTTCAGAAACAGGAAAAGTAACATATATGGTTAAATCAGGAGATACAGTCAGTGGGATTGCTTCTAGATTTAGTACATTTATTGATTTAGTTTCCGGCGTCAATAATCTAGAAAATCCTAATCTTATTTCTGTTAATCAACGATTGATTGTACCTGTATTTATATATGAGATACAATCCGGAGATACACTTTCATCTATTTCACGTAGATTTGGAATTCCACTTTCAAATATAACAAAAGCAAACCAAGGTAGACCAAGTTCTCAAGGAGATCTTATTTGGCCAGAATTTCATTTGATTCTTCCTTTACCAACCTCTCGAAATATTATAGTATGGACTCCTCTTCCAGGAACAAGAATTGTTAATAATCAAAGAATAGAAGGTCAAGCAAGAGCTTTTGAAGCTAATGTTTTACACCAATTAAGAGATGCTAACGGAACCATTGTCTCTAAAGAACGTTTTACAATGGCTGATGAAGGGGCACCTGAATATGGAAAGTTCACTAGTACTTTACCATTTGATAGAACCCCTACATCAAATACAGGTGAACTTTGGGTTTACACAAGAAGCGCTAATGATGGCAGTATCCAAGATTTGGTGAAAACAAAAGTCTATTTTTAAGAAAAGTTACCCTATATTAATGTATACGGAAGACAAACAATCCAGATTAAGGGATTCTTTCTATGTTTGACAATTTTTAGTCACAAAAACATCAGGTTAAAAGCCTGGTGTTTTTGTACTTAAAGAAAATTCCCCAGATACTTGGTACTAGTTGCGCAAACAAAACAAACAAACACAATATATGTATAATAAAAATAGACAGAGTGCTGTTACACTCTGTCTAAAGCAACTGCAAGCCGCATGTAGAACGGCGGACCTTTAATAGCTTACCTAGCAAGACAGTAACCTATCCTAAACTTTGGTCGAGTGGAGGACGGTTACTTTTTTTCGATATTCGGACAATGTACCTCTTGTCCTTTAGCTAAAGATAAAAGGCTCCCCCAAATGAGGATTCCTTCCCAACTTCCTATTTGGGACGAGGTGCCTGTCCCTGCGTCCCTATTGGCTCAATTCACCAGCTGCTTTCACTCGTACTCTTGTTGCTCCTCCTGGTAAATAAGCTAGTGGAACGTCTTCTATGTCCACAATCACGAGGCTGTCTGGATCTGCACCTGCATTGATTGCTTCTCCCTTAGCTTCAGCCTTAGCCCATTCTAATGCATCTTCTCTGCCAATTTCATCAAATAGATAAATTTTTTCTATCTGACCACTTACTTGAGAGATTGCCGATCCAATTGCATTTGCAACACCTGAATGCTCAGGACGTATTACTTGTGAGGCACCTTTTAATTCCGTTGGCAATAAAATACTCCCCCCACCAACCAGGATAACCGGGATAGGCTCTGCACTTGTTTTCATTTTATCAACTGCTTCTTCAACAAGCTCTACTATTTTTAAATAAACTCGGGTTAGCAATCCTTTATCAAGATGAGCAACCTTTGATGGATCACCAAGCTCTACCTTTCCTAAAGCAACAGCGACATCCGTCGTCGTTAATGTGTCTCCACCAAAAATCAGCGCCTTTTCTGGCAAATGGTATCCAACACTGTCTGGTCCAATCGTGAATTCGCCATCTTCTTGAATTCGAACGATTGTACCCCCACCTAATCCAATCGAAACTAGGTCAGGCATCCGGAAGTTTGTCCGCGCTCCGCCAATTTCCACTTCTAATGAAGATTCCCGGGGAAATGAATTGATTAATACACCAACATCAGAGGTTGTCCCACCAACGTCAACGACTATCGCATCGGATAAATCACCTAAATAAGATGCACCGCGCAATGAATTCGTTGGGCCACATGCAACCGTGAAGATAGGGTATTTAACCGCATAATCTACGGACATTAATGTTCCATCATTTTGTCCAAAAAATACTTTTGCTTCAATTCCTTCATTTTTTAAAGCATTGATAAATCCATCTGCAGCAGTTTTTGCAACGTTCACGACAGAGGCATTGAGAATCGTAGCATTTTCCCTCTCGAGTAATCCTACAGAACCAATCTCAGATGATAAGGAAATCGCAACCTCATCTCCCAATACTTCATTAAATATATTTCTTGCGCGTTCTTCATGGTCTCTTGACACTGGAGAAAAAACAGAAGTGATTGCGATTGAATCGACGTGACCTTTGACTTCCTCAGCAATCTGATACAAATGCGCTTCATCTAATGAAACAATTTCCCGTCCATCAAATTCATGGCCGCCACGGACAAGATATACATATTTTCCAAGTGCGATGCGAAGTTCATCTGGTACACCTACAAGTGGTTTAACTGCCAATGTTGCTGGAGCGCCAATGCGAACAACGGCAATGTTATTCAGTCCTTTTCTTTCTACAATTGCATTCGTGCAATGTGTTGTTCCAAGCATCGCATAGCCAATATCCTCACGAGAAACATCAGAATTAGTAATGACTTCATGCATTGCTTGATAAATACCTGTTGCAACATCCACAGTTGTAGATGACTTCGTTTCTGATAAAACTCGATTATTCTGATCTAATAAAACTGCATCAGTATGGGTTCCCCCTACATCAATTCCAATACGATAAGCACCCATTACTTTGTCACCTCTTTATTCACTAGTTCTTCTACTGGAGTATAATCAACGTCGTAACCAAAATACTTTGGACCGACTGTTTCAATTCCCTTTTCTGTTCGCCACTTCGGATGACATGGGATGCCAATGACAACACATCTTGAACCATAGCGGATTCCTTCTGTTGTAATTGGAAGTCCTGTTTCTGAATCAAGAACAGCGATTAGATCCGGTGTCACACAAAGCAATCGCTTGTCTGTTTGTGCAAGTAAATGTTCATTCTGAAAACGAAGCTGCAATGTTTCATCCTTATAATCATTAAGCCCTTCAAATGTTGCGATACCTTTTGCAAATCCTGATTCCGTTTTACGATTGATATCGGTCACTTTCCCTTGAAATAATTCAAATCCGCCAACGGTTTTCAGTACTTCCTGGATGGCATCCACATTGTTAGCTTTAGCAAGTCGGATTGTTTTTCCAATTTCCTCTTCAAGCTTCAAGATATTGCTGATGCCACTTTCCTTTAAATTTTTCCCGGTCATCGAATACATGGCATTCATGACGGAACCACCCATTTGAATCGTAGCTGCACGAGCAATCCGCTCCGTCCAAACATTATCAATCGTCGATAACAATGCTGTATTTCCCTTTTCATCAGCAATCACTGCTGGTGTTGCAGAAATACCATCTAAATAAAAGGTCACCATTTGCAATTCAGGGAATGCTCTTCCCATCCCATCTGCATCAATAACAGGTAATCCTAATCTTGCTGCAAGTGCAAATGGAAGCATGGAGTTTACCCCACCCGCTTCAATTGGGAATGTTGCATAGATTTTCTTCCCTAAGTATTCCTCCAGTTTTTGAAAAGCTTCAATCGCCTCTTCACCACTTGGAATCTTCTCCAGCATAACCGTTGGTGCTCCCATCATCGATGAAGGAACAATCAGAGCGTCATCGGGAACTTCATCCACATCTAACAATGTTACCGGTCCATATTCCTCGATTGCTTGCAGTGCCATCAGTTTCCCAATATATGGGTCCCCGCCCCCGCCAGTTCCAAGTAATGCTGCACCTACAGCAATATCTTCAATTTCCTGTTTCCCAATTTTTCTCATTTATTATTACCTCCACTATTCTTTAGAAGACTTAGCATTTACTAAGTCTTCAGGTGAATTTACTTCGTTGTCATTATGCAATTTTTCCATTTAACTCTTTTTTGTTTTTACCATTTTTTATACGCAATGCGCCCAAATAATAGACGATACCACTGACTAAAAGTGAATTGATTGAAGGAATTCCTACTGTTAGTAGATAACCAGCTGCAAATCCTGCTGCCCAGGCAATGAGCGTAATTGGATGCATTTTGTCAACAGTTGATGGTAACGTACCTTTTGCTCTCGATTCATCCAATACTTGCCGGTTTGTTTTTAAGATGAAATATTCAACGACGATAATCCCAGCAATTGGTGGTACAAGCACTCCTAAGAATACAAGGAAATCAACAAAGTAATCCAGAATACCAATAACCGAAAGTACTGTTCCAATAATTCCAATAACAAGTGTTACCATTCCGCGATTCAATTTTATTTTAAAGATAGAATCAAAAATGTTCGTAAAGCCGAGTGAAGAAGAATATAGATTTAAATTATTAATTTTAACCGTCGATAATACAACTACAAGTGCTCCAAGCCAACCAGAAGTTGACACCATAATACTTACAATGTCATTGGTTCTAGCTGCAAGTGCCATTAGAACTGCGATCATATTGATTCCAAGTTCACCAATAAGCAAGCCAATCGTTGACATCCAAAATACATCTTTCCCGCTCTTAGCAAATCTGCTGAAGTCTGGTGTAATGACCGCACCAATAATGAACCCACCAGCAATCATTGTAGCAGCAGCACCCATCGATAATGCTTCACCAGCAGGAGAAGCTGACATTAAATCCGTAATCGAGTGGTCCTTTAATACCTGATATATTCCAACAGCGACCGCCAACAGAAAAGCAGGGACTGTTATCGCGGCAGTTATACTTAATAGTTTAAAACCAAACATTACAAGCACGGTAACACCTAATCCAGTAATCGCAGCAGCGACAGGAAGCGGTAATTTCCCTCCGGATGCCTGTACCAGCCCATCTGCAAAAACAGAGTTCTGTACGCCGAACCAGCCAACACAAGATATGGCAATTACGCCACCAATAATACTTGACCCATAGCGACCAAACCCTGTCCATCTTGACAATAGACTTGTAGATAAACCTTCACGTGCACCAGCATACCCTAGAAGGAAACTGATTACTTGTAAAATAACACTTCCAAGCATCGTAGCCCAAAACGCTTGCCAAAATGTCATGCCATATCCTAATGCAGCACCTAATATAAATTGAGAGATTGTCGCTAAAGCACCTACCCGGATTATTGTGATGCTCCATAATGACTGTCTTGCTGACATCGGTACTCTTGATAGTGAATAGTCGTCTCCAATTGCTACTTTTTTCCCCATTTTCCTTACCTCCTATATCCTTCGTGTAATTATTTTTCACATGGGGAATTTTCTTATTAAAAGGAAATGTCAACCCTTGTTAAAATATTCCGTTTTTTTAAGTTGTACTTTACTATTTGCTTATTTTCTAAAGGAAACCTTCGCATTAAATGCCATAAGGTTACCTTTCTATTAGAAAAACTATGGTTTAGCAAGAGCCTTTCTGTGACAGCTTTAGTAGCTCCACTTTTCGTTTCTTCAAATCAATATTCTCTTTCGTGAATAAGACCTTTGTTTATTTCATCA of Oceanobacillus zhaokaii contains these proteins:
- a CDS encoding tetratricopeptide repeat protein; this translates as MDIQQLQKALSQHGYKKAAFLLPELKQGHEKLETIAEILEDCHAEAIDFSYDIGILYSQVSALSAYQAAYQEILLRDLGCLLREVITPTNDMAAITLDKDELQEAITLYQNAMQGDSEAQLVLGKFYKSIGRDDWAFVWYNSSANAVNIDAIFWVGNYYFDGIVVDKNIEKAFACYKDAALKGHPDAMNNYADMYLHGEYVEKDDKRAFELFSKAAELGVAESMYTLGYLYKNGIGTEANLTKSKHWYIQSALRGDDFAANHLGQEAFENDRGEEAISWFAMAADRQDVDGEFNLGFCYEAGVGTPINLKKAKYWYKKAALKGDKEAQMKLKGQ
- a CDS encoding polysaccharide deacetylase family protein, translating into MKRYLILFILLFVSACSDEEVSLTVNQQENENTKIVEAADDASPESELESRTEDVEENNEENVQEEAIEKEEKEDDVTLFPYEGEVEHIFFHPLMAYPELSFAGPQAQGYNDWFITVDEFNRTLEELYKRDFILVHLGDVYEKVDGKIQKKTLQLPEGKKPVVISVDDVNYYEYMRQEGNVYKLILDDEGRVATYSLNPKGEEVISYENEIIPILDTFVEENPDFSHEGAKGVLALTGYEGVLGYPTHNLDSKDYDKEKKKAIAVVERLKETGWTFASHSYSHMDMGKASLESVKRDTEQWKKEVEIITGPTPLYIYPFGSRVKHGGEQFQYLAEQGYEVIAAVGPTSYTEVVHNVYTGDRRRIDGMALIDQPHLLTDLLDPDYVLDRENRPEEYLK
- a CDS encoding LysM peptidoglycan-binding domain-containing protein, encoding MPVVSKKGYIYTVREGDTLYSIARRLGSSVEAIERANHLFDPITDPGLIFPGNVLVVPSLSETGKVTYMVKSGDTVSGIASRFSTFIDLVSGVNNLENPNLISVNQRLIVPVFIYEIQSGDTLSSISRRFGIPLSNITKANQGRPSSQGDLIWPEFHLILPLPTSRNIIVWTPLPGTRIVNNQRIEGQARAFEANVLHQLRDANGTIVSKERFTMADEGAPEYGKFTSTLPFDRTPTSNTGELWVYTRSANDGSIQDLVKTKVYF
- a CDS encoding hydantoinase/oxoprolinase N-terminal domain-containing protein, giving the protein MGAYRIGIDVGGTHTDAVLLDQNNRVLSETKSSTTVDVATGIYQAMHEVITNSDVSREDIGYAMLGTTHCTNAIVERKGLNNIAVVRIGAPATLAVKPLVGVPDELRIALGKYVYLVRGGHEFDGREIVSLDEAHLYQIAEEVKGHVDSIAITSVFSPVSRDHEERARNIFNEVLGDEVAISLSSEIGSVGLLERENATILNASVVNVAKTAADGFINALKNEGIEAKVFFGQNDGTLMSVDYAVKYPIFTVACGPTNSLRGASYLGDLSDAIVVDVGGTTSDVGVLINSFPRESSLEVEIGGARTNFRMPDLVSIGLGGGTIVRIQEDGEFTIGPDSVGYHLPEKALIFGGDTLTTTDVAVALGKVELGDPSKVAHLDKGLLTRVYLKIVELVEEAVDKMKTSAEPIPVILVGGGSILLPTELKGASQVIRPEHSGVANAIGSAISQVSGQIEKIYLFDEIGREDALEWAKAEAKGEAINAGADPDSLVIVDIEDVPLAYLPGGATRVRVKAAGELSQ
- a CDS encoding DUF917 domain-containing protein, with amino-acid sequence MRKIGKQEIEDIAVGAALLGTGGGGDPYIGKLMALQAIEEYGPVTLLDVDEVPDDALIVPSSMMGAPTVMLEKIPSGEEAIEAFQKLEEYLGKKIYATFPIEAGGVNSMLPFALAARLGLPVIDADGMGRAFPELQMVTFYLDGISATPAVIADEKGNTALLSTIDNVWTERIARAATIQMGGSVMNAMYSMTGKNLKESGISNILKLEEEIGKTIRLAKANNVDAIQEVLKTVGGFELFQGKVTDINRKTESGFAKGIATFEGLNDYKDETLQLRFQNEHLLAQTDKRLLCVTPDLIAVLDSETGLPITTEGIRYGSRCVVIGIPCHPKWRTEKGIETVGPKYFGYDVDYTPVEELVNKEVTK
- a CDS encoding purine-cytosine permease family protein; the encoded protein is MGKKVAIGDDYSLSRVPMSARQSLWSITIIRVGALATISQFILGAALGYGMTFWQAFWATMLGSVILQVISFLLGYAGAREGLSTSLLSRWTGFGRYGSSIIGGVIAISCVGWFGVQNSVFADGLVQASGGKLPLPVAAAITGLGVTVLVMFGFKLLSITAAITVPAFLLAVAVGIYQVLKDHSITDLMSASPAGEALSMGAAATMIAGGFIIGAVITPDFSRFAKSGKDVFWMSTIGLLIGELGINMIAVLMALAARTNDIVSIMVSTSGWLGALVVVLSTVKINNLNLYSSSLGFTNIFDSIFKIKLNRGMVTLVIGIIGTVLSVIGILDYFVDFLVFLGVLVPPIAGIIVVEYFILKTNRQVLDESRAKGTLPSTVDKMHPITLIAWAAGFAAGYLLTVGIPSINSLLVSGIVYYLGALRIKNGKNKKELNGKIA